One region of Oxalobacteraceae sp. CFBP 8761 genomic DNA includes:
- the argF gene encoding ornithine carbamoyltransferase produces MTSTPPIKHFLQFSDFTRDEFEYVIKRAAIIKRKFKAYEVYHPLVDRTLVMVFEKSSTRTRLSFEAGMHQLGGAAIYLNTRDSQLGRGEPVEDAGQVISRMCDIIMIRTFGQDIIDRFAANSRVPVINGLTNEHHPCQVLADVFTFHEHRGSIAGKTVAWIGDANNMLYSWLQAAEVFGFHLNVATPAGYEMDPSLVSTTRYTRFDNPSDACEGAHLVNTDVWTSMGYEKENAERMKAFDGFIVDEAKMARAASDALFMHCLPAHRGEEVAAEVIDGPQSVVWDEAENRLHVQKALIEYLLLGRIED; encoded by the coding sequence ATGACGAGCACCCCACCGATCAAGCACTTCCTGCAGTTTTCCGACTTCACGCGCGACGAGTTCGAATACGTCATCAAGCGCGCGGCGATCATCAAGCGCAAGTTCAAGGCCTACGAGGTGTATCACCCGCTGGTCGACCGCACGCTGGTGATGGTGTTCGAGAAAAGCTCGACGCGCACGCGCCTCTCATTCGAAGCCGGCATGCACCAGCTGGGCGGCGCCGCCATCTACCTGAACACGCGCGACAGCCAGCTCGGCCGTGGCGAACCGGTGGAAGACGCCGGCCAGGTGATCAGCCGCATGTGCGACATCATCATGATCCGTACCTTCGGCCAGGACATCATCGACCGCTTCGCCGCCAATTCGCGCGTGCCGGTCATCAATGGCCTGACCAATGAACACCACCCGTGCCAGGTGCTGGCGGACGTGTTCACGTTCCACGAACACCGCGGTTCGATCGCCGGCAAGACGGTCGCCTGGATCGGCGACGCCAACAATATGCTGTACTCGTGGCTGCAGGCAGCTGAAGTCTTCGGCTTCCACCTGAACGTCGCCACGCCAGCGGGTTACGAGATGGACCCGAGCCTGGTCTCGACCACGCGCTACACGCGGTTCGACAACCCGTCGGACGCGTGCGAAGGCGCGCACCTGGTCAATACCGACGTCTGGACCAGCATGGGCTACGAGAAAGAAAACGCCGAGCGCATGAAAGCGTTTGACGGCTTCATCGTCGACGAGGCCAAGATGGCCCGCGCCGCGAGCGACGCACTGTTCATGCACTGCCTGCCGGCGCACCGCGGCGAAGAAGTGGCTGCCGAGGTCATCGACGGCCCGCAATCGGTCGTCTGGGACGAAGCCGAAAACCGCCTGCATGTGCAAAAAGCCCTGATCGAGTACCTGCTGCTCGGCCGCATCGAAGATTGA
- the rsgA gene encoding ribosome small subunit-dependent GTPase A → MSASPTELTGTIIAAHGRHYLADIDGEKLQCVTRGKKTNVAVGDVVHVVRTSENQAVIERIAERTTLLYRSDQYKSKLLAANISRLFVVIATEPGFADDLVSRSLVACEAAGIEAHLILNKTDVTDLLPRARERAAQYARLGYPVHEVSAQAHPEETVAILKPLLAGQSSIFIGQSGMGKSSLINLLIPDADIAVREISAALDTGKHTTTFTRLYWLPEVDGKAGAIIDSPGFQEFGLYHLSEGMLERAFVEFKPYLGGCKYYNCRHLAEPFCAILDAVAAGKIWKHRHELYGQLLHESAQTLY, encoded by the coding sequence ATGAGCGCATCCCCCACTGAACTGACCGGCACCATCATCGCGGCCCACGGCCGCCACTACCTGGCCGACATCGACGGCGAAAAACTGCAGTGCGTCACGCGCGGCAAGAAGACCAATGTGGCCGTGGGCGACGTCGTGCACGTGGTCAGGACGTCCGAGAACCAGGCCGTGATCGAGCGCATCGCCGAGCGCACCACGCTGCTGTACCGCTCCGACCAGTACAAATCCAAGCTGCTGGCAGCGAACATCTCGCGCCTGTTCGTCGTGATCGCCACCGAGCCCGGCTTTGCCGACGACCTGGTGTCACGCTCGCTGGTGGCATGCGAAGCGGCCGGCATCGAAGCGCACCTGATCCTCAACAAGACCGACGTGACCGACCTGCTGCCCCGCGCACGGGAGCGCGCTGCGCAGTACGCCCGGCTCGGCTACCCGGTGCACGAGGTCTCGGCCCAGGCGCATCCTGAAGAAACCGTGGCGATCCTCAAGCCGCTGCTGGCCGGCCAGTCGTCGATCTTCATCGGCCAGTCGGGCATGGGCAAATCGTCGCTGATCAACCTGTTGATCCCGGACGCCGATATCGCCGTGCGCGAAATCTCGGCCGCGCTCGATACCGGCAAGCACACGACCACCTTCACACGCCTGTACTGGCTGCCCGAAGTCGATGGCAAGGCCGGGGCGATCATCGATTCGCCGGGCTTCCAGGAATTTGGCCTGTACCACCTGAGCGAAGGTATGCTGGAGCGCGCCTTCGTCGAGTTCAAGCCGTACCTGGGTGGCTGCAAGTACTACAACTGCCGCCACCTGGCCGAGCCGTTCTGCGCCATTCTCGATGCCGTGGCAGCGGGCAAAATCTGGAAGCACCGCCATGAACTGTACGGGCAATTACTGCACGAATCGGCGCAGACCCTGTACTAA
- a CDS encoding 4a-hydroxytetrahydrobiopterin dehydratase, whose amino-acid sequence MNLTPPLTSRHCTRETAALDVAAIATLLHEVPGWEVADNVLARTFTLPDYRATIAFVNAVATLAEHEDHHPEMTVGYTTCRVSWTTHSAGSALSDNDFICAAKANALYLNQENA is encoded by the coding sequence ATGAACCTGACGCCACCACTCACGTCGCGCCATTGCACGCGCGAGACAGCCGCGCTCGACGTAGCTGCCATCGCCACGCTGCTGCACGAAGTGCCCGGCTGGGAAGTGGCCGATAACGTCCTGGCGCGCACCTTCACGCTGCCCGACTACCGCGCCACGATTGCATTCGTCAACGCGGTGGCAACGCTGGCCGAGCACGAAGACCATCACCCCGAGATGACGGTGGGCTACACCACCTGCCGCGTCAGCTGGACCACCCATTCCGCGGGCAGCGCGCTGTCCGACAACGACTTTATCTGCGCCGCGAAAGCCAATGCGCTGTACCTCAACCAGGAAAACGCATGA
- a CDS encoding M48 family metallopeptidase produces MSSFAFSVLFVVFLLLTLSLRTWLAARHIRHIARHRASVPAEFAPKVPLAAHQKAADYTVAKTRLGLIGTLWGAIVLIGFTLMGGLQLLSLAILPFTGPGLMHQLVLVVAFAVIASVLDLPLDWYRQFVLEQRFGFNKMTPGLWWGDLIKSTFVGALIGLPLLWVVLKLMEASGSLWWLYTWFVWSGFQLLMIAFYPTVIAPLFNKFTPLADVSLKARIDGLMTRVGFASRGLFVMDGSKRSAHGNAYFSGFGRAKRIVFFDTLLSRLEPQEIEAVLAHELGHFKLRHIVKRVATMFAISLAFLALLGYLKGQAWFYTGLGVLPFMNASNDGMALILFILVLPVFTFVLAPLSSITSRKHEFEADAFAAQHTDHRDLVSALVKMYEDNASTLTPDPLHSAFYDSHPPASVRVKRLTMAAA; encoded by the coding sequence ATGTCTTCATTCGCGTTTTCGGTTTTGTTCGTCGTTTTCCTGCTGCTCACCTTGTCGCTGCGCACCTGGCTGGCCGCGCGCCATATCCGGCATATCGCGCGCCACCGCGCCAGCGTGCCGGCCGAGTTTGCGCCGAAAGTGCCGCTCGCGGCGCACCAGAAAGCGGCCGACTACACCGTCGCCAAGACCCGGCTCGGCCTGATCGGCACGCTGTGGGGCGCCATCGTCCTGATCGGCTTCACGCTGATGGGCGGCCTGCAATTGCTGTCGCTGGCGATCCTGCCATTTACCGGCCCCGGCCTGATGCACCAGCTGGTGCTCGTCGTTGCGTTTGCCGTGATTGCCAGTGTGCTCGATCTGCCGCTCGACTGGTACCGCCAGTTCGTCCTTGAGCAGCGCTTCGGCTTCAACAAGATGACGCCCGGCCTGTGGTGGGGCGACCTGATCAAGAGCACGTTCGTGGGCGCGCTGATCGGCCTGCCGCTGCTGTGGGTCGTACTCAAGCTGATGGAAGCTAGCGGCTCGCTGTGGTGGCTGTACACGTGGTTCGTCTGGAGCGGGTTCCAGCTCCTGATGATTGCGTTCTACCCGACCGTCATCGCGCCGCTGTTCAACAAATTCACGCCACTGGCCGATGTCAGCCTCAAAGCGCGCATCGATGGCCTGATGACGCGCGTGGGCTTTGCGTCGCGCGGCTTGTTCGTCATGGACGGCAGCAAGCGCAGCGCCCACGGCAACGCGTATTTCTCGGGCTTTGGCCGGGCCAAGCGCATCGTGTTCTTCGACACGCTGCTGTCGCGCCTGGAGCCACAGGAAATCGAAGCGGTGCTGGCGCACGAACTGGGTCACTTCAAGCTGCGCCACATCGTCAAGCGCGTGGCCACGATGTTCGCGATCTCGCTGGCCTTCCTTGCCCTGCTCGGCTACCTGAAAGGCCAGGCCTGGTTCTACACGGGCCTGGGCGTGCTGCCGTTCATGAACGCGTCGAACGATGGCATGGCGCTGATCCTGTTCATCCTCGTGCTGCCGGTGTTCACGTTCGTGCTCGCGCCGCTGAGCTCGATCACGTCGCGCAAGCATGAATTCGAGGCTGACGCTTTTGCTGCGCAGCACACCGACCACCGCGACCTGGTGTCGGCGCTGGTGAAGATGTACGAAGACAATGCGTCGACGCTGACGCCCGATCCGCTGCACTCGGCGTTCTACGATTCGCATCCGCCGGCGTCGGTTCGGGTCAAGCGCCTGACGATGGCGGCCGCATGA
- the orn gene encoding oligoribonuclease: MSQATPSAVPGTPQRPNEFNLVWLDMEMTGLDPDNDRIIEVAVVVTDPDLNIIAEGPVFAIHQSDETLDKMDNWNKGTHGKSGLIDRVKASTVTEAQAEVELIEFLKQYVPKNKSPMCGNSICQDRRFMARGMPKLEAFFHYRNLDVSTLKELCRRWKPELASGFKKHQKHTALADIVESIEELRYYREHFIKL; encoded by the coding sequence ATGTCACAAGCGACACCTTCCGCAGTGCCGGGCACGCCCCAGCGGCCCAATGAATTCAACCTCGTCTGGCTCGACATGGAAATGACGGGCCTCGACCCGGATAACGACCGCATCATCGAGGTCGCCGTCGTCGTCACCGATCCCGACCTGAACATCATCGCCGAAGGCCCGGTGTTCGCGATCCACCAGTCGGATGAAACACTCGATAAGATGGACAACTGGAACAAGGGCACCCATGGCAAGTCGGGCCTGATTGACCGGGTCAAGGCGTCAACCGTGACGGAAGCCCAGGCCGAAGTCGAACTGATCGAATTTCTCAAGCAGTACGTCCCCAAGAACAAGTCGCCGATGTGCGGCAATTCGATCTGCCAGGACCGCCGCTTCATGGCCCGTGGCATGCCGAAGCTCGAGGCGTTCTTCCATTACCGTAATCTCGACGTGTCGACGCTGAAGGAACTGTGCCGCCGCTGGAAGCCCGAGCTGGCGTCCGGCTTCAAGAAGCACCAGAAGCACACGGCGCTGGCCGACATCGTCGAGTCGATCGAAGAGCTGCGCTACTACCGTGAGCACTTCATCAAACTGTGA